A genomic region of Caulobacter sp. NIBR2454 contains the following coding sequences:
- the prfB gene encoding peptide chain release factor 2, whose translation MRPDVQAAAADIEQSIGLLRRRLDWEPALRKLDELNARVEDPTLWDRPSEAQAVSRERAALAARVEAVQSLERELKDALEYAELADMESDESSLEDARAQLRALKERAARAELEALLSGEADGNDCYLEVNSGAGGTESNDWAGMLLRMYTRWANAHGYTVDLIEETSGEQAGIKSATLQIKGPNAYGWMKTEAGVHRLVRISPYDAAAKRHTSFASAWVYPVVDDTIEIEINPADVRTDTYRASGAGGQHINKTDSAVRLTHIPTGVAVACQAGRSQHQNREEAWKMLRARLYELELQKREAAQQALEDQKTDIGWGHQIRSYVLQPYQMVKDLRTEVETSDTQGVLDGDLDQFMGAALAQRVGATRDAVEG comes from the coding sequence ATGAGACCGGATGTCCAAGCCGCCGCGGCTGACATCGAGCAGTCGATCGGGCTGCTGCGCCGGCGTCTCGACTGGGAGCCTGCGCTTCGCAAGCTCGATGAGCTGAACGCCCGGGTCGAGGACCCAACCCTGTGGGATCGTCCGTCGGAAGCCCAGGCCGTGAGCCGTGAACGCGCCGCCCTGGCCGCGCGCGTGGAGGCCGTGCAGAGCCTTGAGCGCGAGCTTAAGGACGCTCTGGAATACGCCGAACTGGCGGACATGGAGAGCGACGAAAGCTCTCTGGAGGACGCCCGCGCCCAGCTACGCGCCCTGAAGGAGCGCGCCGCGCGGGCTGAGCTGGAGGCCCTGCTGTCCGGCGAGGCCGACGGCAACGACTGCTATCTGGAAGTCAATTCGGGGGCTGGCGGCACGGAGTCCAACGACTGGGCCGGGATGCTGCTGCGCATGTACACGCGCTGGGCCAACGCCCACGGCTACACGGTCGATCTAATCGAAGAGACCAGCGGCGAACAGGCGGGGATCAAGTCGGCCACCCTGCAGATCAAGGGGCCCAACGCCTATGGCTGGATGAAGACCGAGGCCGGCGTCCATCGCCTGGTCCGCATCAGCCCCTATGACGCGGCGGCCAAGCGTCACACCAGCTTCGCCTCCGCCTGGGTCTATCCCGTGGTGGACGACACCATCGAGATCGAGATCAACCCCGCCGACGTGCGGACCGACACCTATCGCGCCAGCGGCGCCGGCGGTCAGCACATCAACAAGACCGACTCGGCCGTGCGCCTGACGCACATCCCCACTGGCGTGGCCGTGGCCTGCCAGGCGGGCCGGTCGCAGCACCAGAACCGGGAAGAGGCGTGGAAGATGCTGCGCGCTCGCCTGTACGAGCTGGAGCTGCAGAAGCGCGAAGCGGCTCAGCAGGCGCTGGAAGACCAGAAGACGGACATCGGGTGGGGTCACCAGATCCGCTCTTACGTCCTGCAGCCGTACCAGATGGTCAAGGACCTACGGACGGAGGTCGAGACCTCGGACACGCAAGGTGTCTTGGACGGGGACCTGGACCAGTTCATGGGCGCGGCGCTGGCCCAGCGCGTCGGCGCCACCCGGGACGCGGTGGAAGGCTAG
- the tyrS gene encoding tyrosine--tRNA ligase, with the protein MKSTSLPTPAVLNARTQTEESKAMSADPAFKSDFLRTLQARGYIHQITHPEELDEAAAKGTITAYIGFDATAPSLHVGSLIQIMMLRRLQQAGHKPIVLMGGGTTKVGDPTGKDESRKLLSDADIQANIAGIKQVFSKFLTFGDGPTDAVMVDNDEWLSKLGYIQFLRDFGVHFTVNRMLAFDSVKLRLEREQPMTFLEFNYMLMQATDFLELQRTRGCVLQMGGSDQWGNILNGVELIRRVDQKPAFGLTTPLLTTASGAKMGKTAAGAVWLNAEQLSPYDYWQFWRNTEDADVGKFLRLFTDLPLDEIARLESLEGAAINDAKKVLADEATRMAHGEDAARTARDAAQKLFEQGSVSADLPTFEIPAATLAGGVQLAALFADAGLAGSRGEARRLAQGGGVRMNDQAVSDANQMVTQVDLVDGVIKLAAGKKKIVLVKPV; encoded by the coding sequence ATGAAATCCACATCCCTCCCCACCCCAGCCGTGCTAAACGCGCGCACCCAGACTGAAGAGAGCAAAGCCATGTCCGCCGACCCCGCGTTCAAGTCCGACTTCCTGCGGACCCTGCAGGCGCGGGGCTACATCCACCAGATCACCCATCCGGAGGAGCTGGACGAGGCGGCGGCCAAGGGGACCATCACCGCCTACATCGGCTTCGACGCCACGGCCCCGTCCCTGCATGTGGGCAGCCTGATCCAGATCATGATGCTGCGCCGCCTTCAGCAGGCCGGCCACAAGCCCATCGTCCTGATGGGCGGCGGCACCACCAAGGTCGGCGACCCCACCGGCAAGGATGAAAGCCGCAAGCTGCTGTCCGACGCCGACATCCAGGCCAACATCGCCGGCATCAAGCAGGTCTTCTCGAAGTTCCTGACCTTCGGCGACGGGCCGACCGATGCGGTGATGGTCGATAACGACGAGTGGCTGTCCAAGCTCGGCTACATCCAGTTCCTGCGCGATTTCGGCGTCCACTTCACCGTCAACCGCATGCTGGCCTTCGACTCCGTCAAGCTGCGGCTCGAGCGTGAGCAGCCGATGACCTTCCTGGAATTCAACTACATGTTGATGCAGGCCACCGACTTCCTGGAGCTGCAGCGCACCCGCGGCTGCGTGCTGCAGATGGGCGGCTCGGACCAGTGGGGGAACATCCTCAACGGGGTGGAGCTGATCCGCCGCGTGGACCAGAAACCCGCCTTCGGCCTGACCACGCCCCTGCTGACGACCGCCTCGGGCGCCAAGATGGGCAAGACCGCCGCCGGCGCCGTCTGGCTCAACGCCGAACAGCTGAGCCCCTACGACTACTGGCAGTTCTGGCGCAACACCGAGGACGCCGACGTCGGCAAGTTCCTGCGCCTGTTCACCGACCTGCCCCTGGACGAGATCGCCCGCCTGGAGTCGCTTGAAGGCGCCGCCATCAACGACGCTAAGAAGGTCCTGGCCGACGAAGCCACCCGCATGGCCCACGGCGAAGACGCCGCCCGCACGGCTCGCGACGCGGCTCAAAAGCTGTTCGAACAGGGCAGCGTCTCCGCCGACCTGCCGACCTTCGAGATCCCGGCCGCGACCCTGGCCGGGGGCGTTCAGCTCGCGGCCCTGTTCGCCGACGCCGGCCTCGCCGGCTCGCGCGGCGAAGCTCGTCGCCTAGCCCAGGGCGGCGGCGTTCGCATGAACGACCAGGCCGTCTCCGACGCCAACCAGATGGTGACCCAGGTCGACCTCGTCGACGGCGTCATCAAGCTGGCCGCTGGCAAGAAGAAGATCGTCCTGGTGAAGCCGGTCTAA
- a CDS encoding penicillin-binding protein 1A, with translation MKPLQKWAAIAGVTALSVVALAGFALAVYAAWLFHDMPDAGDLQDYRPPTATRVYAWDGTLIGEFSRERRIFVQYDQIPPHLIYAFLAAEDRNFFEHGGVDVGGLSRAMINNVGNAVAGRRLEGGSTITQQVAKNVLLTSDRTVGRKLKEGILAQRLENSLTKQQILELYLNEIWLGYRSYGVAVAAYNYFGKAINDLTLSEAAYLAAVPKGPDNYHPIRNKARAIGRRNWVLGQMAEAGWITRAQAQAAMKEDLKVQPAPTRSQYRDADYFVEEVRRRALDTLGPRLNEGGYYMRTTLDPRLQTAAREALMEGLERYDRRHGWRGAWGQVEVAQGWEKVALKKTPPSERRAWQAALVDSVSGGSVRVRPAKEGAPGLLASEDVAWARAGKGLEAGDLVFVEPAQGGGYRLKQIPLVNGALVAMEPHTGRVLAMVGGYSFSLSKFNRATQAQRQPGSAFKPFVYATALENGYTPASVVADAQISLAGAKEGEVWSPENYNHEYYGSLPLRRGLELSRNTMTVRLAQGVGMRKISDMAIRTGVTDKMSPVLAMALGAGETTPFRLTAAYAPFVNGGRKIEPHLIELVQDREGKTLLRADKRECPKCDAGFNGEESPRLPVTGAQVMDPITAYQITSMLEGVVQRGTATQARVLNRPVAGKTGTTNEYRSAWFVGYTPQIVVSVFIGFDDNRSLGSSETGGVASVPIFIDFMTEAMKGVPPTPFKEPKNAKFGYVRGMREAFRPGTEPKPVATPLIPSGPIPYGQIAPTPGQAPPKREPDLTGLY, from the coding sequence TTGAAACCGCTGCAAAAGTGGGCTGCGATCGCCGGCGTGACGGCGCTCAGCGTCGTCGCCTTGGCGGGCTTCGCTCTGGCTGTGTACGCCGCTTGGCTCTTCCACGACATGCCCGATGCCGGGGATCTGCAGGACTACCGCCCGCCGACGGCCACGCGTGTCTATGCGTGGGACGGCACCCTGATCGGCGAGTTTTCGCGCGAGCGGCGCATCTTCGTTCAATACGATCAGATTCCGCCTCACCTGATCTATGCCTTCCTGGCCGCCGAGGACCGCAACTTCTTCGAGCATGGCGGCGTCGATGTGGGCGGCCTGTCGCGGGCCATGATCAACAATGTCGGCAACGCCGTGGCCGGCCGCCGCCTGGAGGGCGGATCGACGATCACCCAGCAGGTGGCCAAGAACGTGCTGCTGACGTCCGATCGCACGGTGGGCCGCAAGCTGAAGGAAGGCATTCTCGCCCAGCGGCTCGAGAACAGCCTGACCAAGCAGCAGATCCTCGAACTGTATCTGAACGAAATCTGGCTGGGCTATCGCTCTTACGGCGTGGCCGTGGCCGCCTACAACTACTTCGGCAAGGCGATCAATGACCTGACCTTGTCGGAGGCCGCCTATCTGGCCGCCGTGCCCAAGGGGCCGGACAACTATCACCCGATCCGCAACAAGGCGCGCGCCATCGGGAGGCGCAACTGGGTGCTGGGCCAGATGGCCGAGGCCGGCTGGATCACCCGCGCCCAGGCGCAGGCGGCGATGAAGGAGGACTTGAAGGTCCAGCCCGCGCCGACCCGCTCTCAGTACCGGGACGCCGATTATTTCGTCGAAGAGGTGCGTCGCCGCGCTCTCGACACCCTGGGGCCGCGCCTGAACGAGGGTGGCTATTACATGCGGACCACCCTGGACCCGCGCCTGCAGACCGCCGCGCGTGAGGCCCTGATGGAGGGGCTGGAGCGCTATGACCGCCGCCATGGCTGGCGTGGCGCATGGGGTCAGGTCGAGGTCGCCCAGGGCTGGGAGAAGGTGGCGCTTAAGAAGACCCCGCCGTCGGAGCGTCGCGCCTGGCAGGCCGCGCTTGTGGACAGCGTTTCGGGCGGTTCGGTGCGCGTGCGTCCGGCCAAGGAAGGCGCGCCGGGGCTTCTGGCGTCGGAAGACGTGGCCTGGGCCCGGGCGGGCAAGGGTCTGGAAGCCGGCGACCTAGTGTTCGTCGAGCCCGCGCAGGGCGGCGGCTATCGCCTGAAGCAGATCCCGCTGGTCAACGGCGCCCTGGTGGCCATGGAGCCTCATACTGGCCGCGTACTGGCCATGGTGGGCGGCTATTCCTTCTCGCTGTCGAAGTTCAACCGCGCGACCCAGGCCCAGCGTCAGCCGGGCTCGGCGTTCAAGCCATTCGTTTATGCGACGGCACTGGAGAACGGCTACACGCCAGCCAGCGTCGTAGCCGACGCCCAGATCAGCCTGGCGGGCGCCAAGGAGGGCGAGGTCTGGAGCCCCGAAAACTACAATCACGAATATTACGGCTCGCTGCCCCTGCGCCGCGGGCTGGAGCTGTCGCGCAACACCATGACCGTGCGCCTGGCGCAGGGCGTGGGCATGCGCAAGATCTCCGACATGGCGATCCGCACGGGCGTGACCGACAAGATGTCGCCGGTTCTGGCCATGGCCCTGGGGGCGGGGGAGACTACCCCGTTCCGTTTGACCGCCGCCTACGCGCCGTTCGTCAATGGCGGCCGCAAGATCGAGCCGCACCTGATCGAGCTGGTGCAAGACCGCGAGGGCAAGACCCTGCTACGCGCCGACAAGCGCGAATGCCCCAAATGCGACGCCGGCTTCAACGGCGAGGAAAGCCCGCGCTTGCCGGTCACCGGGGCGCAGGTGATGGACCCGATCACCGCTTACCAGATCACCTCGATGCTGGAGGGCGTCGTCCAGCGCGGCACGGCCACCCAGGCCCGCGTCCTGAACCGCCCGGTGGCGGGCAAGACCGGCACCACCAACGAGTACCGCAGCGCCTGGTTCGTCGGCTACACGCCACAGATCGTGGTCAGCGTCTTCATAGGCTTCGACGACAACCGTTCGCTGGGCTCAAGCGAGACCGGCGGCGTGGCCAGCGTGCCGATCTTCATCGACTTCATGACCGAGGCGATGAAGGGCGTGCCGCCGACGCCCTTCAAGGAGCCCAAGAACGCCAAGTTCGGCTATGTCCGCGGCATGCGCGAAGCCTTCCGGCCCGGAACCGAACCCAAGCCTGTCGCGACGCCGCTCATCCCCTCAGGGCCGATACCCTATGGCCAGATCGCGCCGACGCCTGGACAGGCCCCGCCCAAGCGCGAACCGGACCTGACCGGATTGTATTGA
- a CDS encoding peroxiredoxin yields MPDLNIGDRAPDFDLETDTGRVSLSGLKGKTVVLYFYPKDDTPGCTTEAIDFSALRDDFAKTGAVVVGVSKDTAKKHGKFRAKHDLKVELGADPEGGMVESYGVWIEKTLYGRQYMGIDRATFVIDGEGVIRHIWRKVKVSGHAAQVLEAVRNL; encoded by the coding sequence ATGCCTGACTTGAACATCGGCGACCGCGCCCCCGATTTCGACCTCGAGACCGACACCGGCCGCGTCAGCCTGTCTGGGCTGAAGGGCAAGACGGTCGTGCTCTACTTCTATCCCAAGGACGACACCCCCGGCTGCACGACCGAGGCGATCGACTTCTCCGCCTTGCGCGACGATTTCGCCAAGACCGGCGCCGTCGTGGTCGGCGTGTCCAAGGACACCGCCAAGAAGCACGGGAAATTCCGCGCCAAGCATGACCTCAAGGTCGAGCTAGGCGCCGATCCCGAGGGTGGGATGGTCGAAAGCTACGGCGTCTGGATCGAAAAGACCCTCTATGGCCGTCAGTACATGGGCATCGACCGCGCCACCTTCGTCATCGATGGTGAAGGCGTGATCCGCCACATCTGGCGCAAGGTGAAGGTTTCCGGGCACGCCGCGCAGGTTTTGGAGGCCGTTCGCAATCTCTAG
- a CDS encoding Rne/Rng family ribonuclease — protein MSKKMLIDAAHAEETRVVVVDGTRVEEFDFESQTRKQLRGNIYLAKVTRVEPSLQAAFVEYGGNRHGFLAFNEIHPDYYQIPVADREALMREVAEEDDDHHHGSASPQLDEDGEPIVRAVSDHDDDDMEEEVERRRRRLMKRYKIQEVIRRRQIMLVQVVKEERGNKGAALTTYLSLAGRYGVLMPNTARGGGISRKITTATDRKRLKTVVQALDVPQGMGLIVRTAGAKRTKLEIKRDYEYLMRLWENIRETTMSSVAPALIYEEEDLVKRAIRDLYDKDIDGIWVEGDAGFREARDFMRMLMPSQAKKIQQWREPTPLYVAHKVEDHLSQIYSPVVPLRSGGYLVINQTEALVAVDVNSGRATRERNIEATALKTNMEAAEEAARQLRLRDLAGLVVIDFIDMDEGKNNRAVEKKLKDCLKDDRARVQMGKISSFGLMEISRQRRRSGVLEATTHTCEHCEGVGRVRTVESSALTALRGIELEALRGGGEVILKVNRAVGLYILNEKRAYLAGLHQRHGLFVVVVIDELMHSGDFDIQRNGEAAPRPVPDYALPAPSIEPEDDFVAEEEEEDDEEIIDEDEEEGGEEVAQARAPREESEGRNGRDGRGRRRRRRGGRRDEGRDEERGDQEARAPSDDEEGENDTYDSELEGDDGDEDGPRRRRRRGRRGGRRMRDDSRPADSFTWTRPRVPFGDDAFVWHDVADLDGSQPRPANDAAPRPAREPRPEAAPVAASAEPVAATDTPRSRRGRGRRGGGAVEAAPVEAVAETAPVAVIAAEPASDMDVWVELPATEEAAKKPRRSRSRKKADSDAPVEEAVAETPAVEAPVETPVVEAAAEPAPAPARRSRAKAKAPVAETPAVADPVVEAVAEPEAPAAPAEPDPSEISGAAPAKPRRGWWRR, from the coding sequence ATGTCGAAGAAAATGTTGATCGACGCCGCCCACGCCGAAGAGACGCGTGTGGTGGTCGTGGATGGAACCCGCGTTGAAGAATTCGATTTCGAAAGCCAGACCCGCAAGCAGCTTCGCGGGAACATCTATCTAGCCAAGGTCACCCGCGTCGAACCCAGCCTGCAGGCCGCGTTCGTCGAATATGGCGGCAACCGTCACGGCTTCCTGGCCTTCAACGAAATCCACCCGGACTACTACCAGATCCCCGTCGCCGACCGCGAAGCGCTGATGCGCGAGGTCGCCGAGGAAGACGACGATCATCATCATGGCTCGGCCTCGCCGCAGCTGGACGAGGATGGCGAGCCGATCGTGCGCGCCGTCTCGGACCACGATGACGACGACATGGAAGAAGAAGTCGAGCGCCGTCGCCGTCGCTTGATGAAGCGCTACAAGATCCAGGAAGTGATCCGCCGCCGGCAGATCATGCTGGTGCAGGTCGTCAAGGAAGAGCGCGGCAACAAGGGCGCAGCGCTCACCACCTACCTGTCCCTGGCCGGCCGCTACGGTGTCCTGATGCCCAATACGGCCCGCGGCGGCGGCATCAGCCGCAAGATCACCACGGCCACCGACCGCAAGCGCCTGAAGACCGTCGTCCAGGCTCTGGACGTGCCCCAGGGCATGGGCCTGATCGTCCGCACCGCGGGCGCCAAGCGCACCAAGCTCGAGATCAAGCGCGACTACGAATACCTGATGCGCCTGTGGGAGAATATCCGCGAGACGACCATGAGTTCGGTCGCCCCGGCGCTGATCTACGAGGAGGAAGACCTCGTAAAGCGCGCCATCCGCGATCTCTACGACAAGGACATCGACGGAATCTGGGTGGAGGGCGACGCCGGCTTCCGCGAGGCGCGCGACTTCATGCGCATGCTGATGCCGTCCCAGGCCAAGAAGATCCAGCAGTGGCGCGAGCCGACCCCGCTCTACGTGGCGCACAAGGTCGAAGACCACCTGTCGCAGATCTACTCGCCGGTCGTGCCCCTGCGTTCGGGCGGCTATCTGGTGATCAACCAGACCGAGGCCCTGGTGGCCGTGGACGTCAACTCGGGCCGCGCCACGCGTGAGCGCAACATCGAGGCGACGGCCCTGAAGACCAACATGGAAGCGGCCGAGGAAGCCGCTCGCCAGTTGCGTCTGCGCGATCTGGCCGGTCTCGTCGTGATCGACTTCATCGACATGGACGAGGGCAAGAACAACCGCGCCGTCGAAAAGAAGCTCAAGGACTGCCTCAAGGACGACCGCGCTCGGGTCCAGATGGGCAAGATCAGCTCCTTTGGCCTGATGGAGATCAGCCGCCAGCGTCGCCGTTCGGGCGTGCTGGAGGCCACCACCCACACCTGCGAGCATTGCGAAGGCGTCGGCCGGGTCCGCACGGTCGAATCCTCGGCCCTGACCGCCCTGCGCGGCATCGAGCTTGAAGCTCTGCGCGGCGGCGGCGAAGTGATCCTCAAGGTCAACCGCGCGGTCGGCCTCTATATCCTCAACGAGAAGCGCGCCTATCTGGCCGGCCTTCACCAGCGTCACGGCCTGTTCGTGGTGGTGGTGATCGACGAGCTGATGCACTCGGGCGACTTCGACATCCAGCGCAACGGCGAAGCCGCTCCGCGCCCGGTGCCCGACTACGCCCTGCCCGCCCCCTCCATCGAGCCCGAAGACGACTTCGTGGCCGAAGAGGAGGAAGAGGACGACGAAGAGATCATCGACGAGGACGAGGAAGAAGGCGGCGAGGAAGTCGCTCAAGCCCGCGCCCCCCGCGAAGAATCCGAAGGCCGCAACGGTCGTGACGGTCGCGGCCGTCGCCGTCGCCGTCGTGGCGGTCGCCGCGACGAAGGTCGCGATGAAGAGCGCGGCGACCAGGAAGCTCGCGCGCCCTCGGACGACGAGGAAGGCGAGAACGACACCTACGACAGCGAACTCGAGGGTGACGACGGTGACGAGGACGGCCCGCGCCGCCGCCGCCGCCGCGGGCGTCGCGGTGGTCGTCGCATGCGTGACGACTCCCGTCCGGCCGACAGCTTCACCTGGACCCGTCCGCGGGTTCCGTTCGGCGACGACGCCTTCGTCTGGCACGACGTGGCCGACCTGGACGGCTCGCAGCCGCGCCCGGCCAATGACGCCGCGCCGCGTCCGGCTCGCGAACCGCGCCCCGAGGCTGCGCCTGTCGCAGCCTCCGCTGAACCCGTCGCCGCAACCGACACGCCCCGGTCCCGCCGTGGCCGTGGTCGCCGGGGCGGCGGCGCTGTCGAGGCTGCTCCGGTCGAAGCCGTCGCTGAGACCGCGCCTGTCGCCGTGATCGCCGCCGAACCGGCGTCGGACATGGACGTGTGGGTCGAACTGCCCGCCACCGAGGAAGCCGCCAAGAAGCCGCGCCGCAGCCGCTCGCGCAAAAAAGCCGACAGCGACGCTCCGGTCGAAGAGGCGGTGGCTGAGACCCCTGCGGTCGAAGCGCCCGTGGAAACGCCGGTGGTTGAAGCCGCTGCTGAACCCGCCCCGGCTCCGGCCCGCCGTTCGCGCGCCAAGGCCAAGGCGCCGGTCGCTGAAACCCCCGCGGTGGCGGATCCGGTGGTCGAAGCCGTCGCTGAACCCGAAGCTCCGGCGGCTCCGGCCGAACCCGATCCGAGCGAAATCAGCGGTGCTGCTCCGGCAAAACCGCGTCGCGGATGGTGGCGTCGCTAA
- a CDS encoding peptidoglycan DD-metalloendopeptidase family protein yields the protein MGMTRFRRLWRSLHELFPERHLYVRSGGQMRGVVLTPVKQMVIAGGLAGFALWTGVSTVAMLINASSLNAADQQVMRIKAQNERMNADRQARLNSAIAQLSAVNGSVDDLAASVERRHAALAMLVSDFKGAPGAAEALKPAAPRLADANPVERINATRMDQERLIQSAETYAKTRAERLRVAFRLAGLNPESYVNRGGALGGPLIEAKDPRALAAVLDVEPDFAMRIQRASSNMSAMRSLSTAANRLPLARPAYAVKTSGFGVRFDPFTRRPALHSGLDFAGGINTPISATAPGVVSFTGVRSGYGNTIEIDHGGGFKTRYAHLQAIGVRPGQRVGVGQRIGGMGNTGRSTGPHLHYEVWVNGKAQNPDRFVRAGDYVQQASS from the coding sequence GTGGGTATGACGCGCTTCAGGCGACTGTGGCGATCGCTCCATGAGCTTTTTCCAGAGCGACATCTGTATGTCCGCTCTGGCGGCCAGATGCGCGGCGTCGTTCTGACCCCGGTCAAGCAAATGGTCATCGCCGGCGGCCTCGCCGGCTTCGCCCTGTGGACCGGCGTCTCCACTGTCGCGATGCTGATCAACGCCTCGTCGCTGAACGCCGCCGACCAGCAGGTCATGCGCATCAAGGCGCAGAATGAGCGGATGAACGCCGACCGCCAGGCCCGCCTGAACAGCGCCATCGCCCAGCTCTCCGCTGTCAACGGCTCGGTCGACGACCTGGCCGCTTCGGTTGAGCGCCGTCACGCCGCCCTGGCCATGCTGGTCAGCGACTTCAAGGGCGCCCCGGGCGCGGCGGAGGCGCTGAAGCCCGCCGCCCCACGCCTGGCCGACGCCAATCCAGTCGAACGCATCAACGCCACCCGCATGGACCAGGAACGCCTGATCCAGTCGGCTGAGACCTACGCCAAGACGCGAGCTGAACGCCTGCGCGTCGCCTTCCGCCTCGCCGGCCTGAACCCGGAGTCCTACGTCAATCGCGGCGGGGCGCTCGGCGGCCCGCTGATCGAGGCCAAGGATCCTCGCGCCCTGGCCGCCGTGCTCGACGTGGAGCCGGACTTCGCCATGCGAATCCAGCGCGCCTCCTCCAATATGTCGGCCATGCGCAGCCTCTCCACGGCCGCCAACCGTCTGCCCCTCGCCCGCCCCGCCTATGCGGTGAAGACCAGCGGCTTTGGTGTGCGCTTCGATCCGTTCACGCGCCGCCCCGCCCTGCATTCCGGCCTGGACTTCGCGGGTGGGATCAACACCCCGATCAGCGCAACGGCGCCAGGCGTCGTCTCCTTCACCGGCGTGCGCTCGGGTTACGGCAACACCATCGAGATCGACCATGGCGGCGGCTTTAAGACCCGCTACGCCCACCTCCAGGCCATCGGCGTGCGTCCAGGCCAGCGGGTCGGCGTCGGCCAGCGGATCGGCGGCATGGGCAACACGGGCCGCTCCACCGGTCCGCATCTGCATTACGAGGTCTGGGTCAACGGCAAGGCGCAGAACCCAGACCGCTTTGTGAGGGCCGGCGATTATGTTCAGCAAGCAAGCAGCTAA
- a CDS encoding bactofilin family protein, which yields MFSKQAAKGGASVENLPTVHDGGRRNSGPKVASLIGADIAIKGNLSGGGDLHLDGTIKGDVKVERLTIGETGHVQGAITAETVDVRGRVSGAITAKQVRLFSTAHVEGDVTHEQLSMEIGAYFQGRSLKLQRPAPAAAPQPEADVVALPAAE from the coding sequence ATGTTCAGCAAGCAAGCAGCTAAGGGCGGCGCGTCCGTCGAAAATCTTCCGACCGTTCATGACGGCGGTCGCCGCAACAGCGGCCCCAAGGTCGCCTCGCTGATCGGCGCCGACATCGCCATCAAGGGCAACCTGTCCGGTGGCGGCGACCTGCATCTGGACGGCACGATCAAGGGCGACGTGAAGGTCGAACGCCTGACCATCGGCGAGACCGGCCACGTTCAGGGCGCCATCACCGCCGAGACGGTCGACGTCCGGGGCCGCGTCTCCGGCGCGATCACCGCCAAGCAGGTCCGTCTGTTCAGCACCGCCCACGTGGAAGGCGACGTAACCCACGAGCAGCTTTCAATGGAGATCGGCGCCTACTTCCAGGGCCGAAGCCTCAAGCTCCAGCGCCCCGCGCCCGCCGCGGCGCCGCAACCGGAAGCCGACGTAGTCGCCCTTCCCGCCGCCGAATAA
- a CDS encoding N-acetylmuramoyl-L-alanine amidase family protein, producing MGARLKASGIKWTALALSAALAAGATAVAFAQGPASAGLTKVRFGGDRFETRVVLELDQATSAKLVADGALDRRVILAMPRTSVSGDLQGAGYGLVKAWMVEEAAGGARLSLDLRQDAEVRRRFLLPPSDGASNYRYVIDLRAKGAPSTPPVSATKVALSTPAQAIAPPPLRLKKVVVIDAGHGGNDPGTIGAHHKEKDIVLPAALALRDRLERSGKYKVLLTRDTDVYVPREGRVQIARRADADLFISLHADAGPNPATKGASVYTLSEKGAGRVAEVANKNDWFMNASLSGGDKAVSQILLDLTQRTTKNRSALFAETLLEKVGTETPLLRRSHRDAGFVVLLAPDVPAVLFEMGFMTNPEDEARLSDPVARRRVANAIGDAIDAYFAQQTRLAAR from the coding sequence ATGGGCGCGAGGCTTAAGGCTTCTGGGATCAAGTGGACGGCGCTCGCGCTTTCGGCGGCGCTCGCCGCTGGCGCGACGGCGGTCGCCTTCGCCCAGGGACCGGCTAGCGCGGGCCTGACCAAGGTTCGATTCGGCGGCGACCGCTTCGAGACGCGCGTCGTGCTGGAACTGGATCAGGCGACCAGCGCCAAGCTGGTGGCTGATGGCGCTCTGGACCGCCGCGTTATCCTGGCCATGCCACGCACCAGCGTTTCGGGTGATCTGCAGGGCGCCGGCTATGGTCTGGTGAAGGCCTGGATGGTCGAAGAAGCCGCCGGCGGCGCGCGCCTGAGCCTGGATCTGCGCCAGGACGCCGAGGTTCGTCGCCGCTTCCTGCTGCCGCCGTCGGACGGCGCGAGCAACTATCGCTATGTCATCGACCTTCGAGCCAAGGGCGCGCCGAGTACGCCGCCCGTCTCCGCGACGAAGGTTGCGCTGTCGACGCCCGCCCAGGCCATCGCTCCGCCGCCGCTGCGGCTGAAGAAGGTCGTCGTCATCGACGCCGGCCACGGCGGCAACGATCCAGGCACCATCGGCGCGCACCACAAGGAAAAGGACATCGTCCTGCCCGCGGCTCTGGCGCTGAGGGACCGCCTGGAACGCAGCGGCAAGTACAAGGTGCTGCTGACCCGCGACACTGACGTCTATGTCCCGCGCGAGGGCCGCGTGCAGATCGCGCGGCGCGCCGATGCGGACTTGTTCATCTCTCTGCACGCCGACGCCGGCCCGAACCCGGCGACCAAGGGCGCCAGCGTCTATACCCTGTCGGAAAAGGGCGCGGGCCGCGTGGCCGAGGTCGCCAACAAGAACGACTGGTTCATGAACGCCAGCCTGTCGGGCGGCGACAAGGCGGTCAGCCAGATTCTGTTGGACCTGACCCAGCGCACGACCAAGAACCGTTCGGCTCTGTTCGCCGAGACCCTGCTGGAAAAGGTCGGAACCGAGACGCCGCTGCTGCGACGCAGCCATCGGGACGCCGGTTTCGTCGTCCTGCTGGCTCCAGACGTGCCGGCCGTGTTGTTCGAGATGGGCTTCATGACCAATCCGGAAGACGAGGCCCGGCTGTCCGATCCCGTCGCTCGCAGGCGGGTCGCGAACGCCATCGGCGACGCCATCGACGCCTACTTCGCTCAACAGACCCGCCTGGCCGCGCGCTAG